CTGGGCAAGCACGAAGGGCGCCCGCAGGTTGACCGCCATGTGGGCGTCCCACGAGGCCCGGTCGGCGGTCAGTGCGTCGTCGCGTTCGAACAAGGAGGCGTTGTTCACCAAAAGGCCCAGGGGTCCCAAGGCATCGGCGGCGGCGGCCACCAAGCCTTGGGTCTGGTCTTCCGAAGCGAGATCGGCAACCACCACGGCGGCGCGGCCGCCTTCGCGACGGATCAAGGCCGCCAGTTCCTCCGCCTCGGCGCGGGACCGGCGACAATGCAGCGCCACCGGATGCCCGGCCCGTGCCAGGCCAAGGGCGATGGCCCGCCCGATGCGTCGGGCCGCGCCGGTGACCAGTGCTGGCACGGGCGTCGGTCCGGTCATGGCGCGTGGCGCCGGGCTGCCATCTTCGGCCCGATTGGTGGAACTCGCGTCGAGGCCATCGTCCGGTTGCTCCGATATCCGCAAGGAAGGCGATAGTATCCTATCGCCGGTTCAACACCCGCCCCGCCACGGCGTCCAGCTTCCTGACCATTTCGGGGTCGCGAACTTCCGGGGCTGTGATGATGGCGGTTTCCAGGGCGGTGTGGCAGCCGGCGGCGCAGGACGCGTTGCGGCCCTGCAGCTTGGGCGCCACCCGCTTGACCAGGGCGCGCCCCTTGTCGGCGTTGGACAGCAGGACCTTGACGATGGCGTCCACCGTCACGTGGTCGTGGTCGGGATGCCAGCAGTCGTAGTCGGTAATCATGGCGATGGAAGCGTAGCAGATTTCCGCCTCGCGGGCCATCTTGGCTTCCGGCATGTTGGTCATGCCGATCACGTCGCAGCCCCAGGAACGATAGAGCCGGCTTTCCGCCAGGGTGGAGAACTGCGGGCCTTCCATCACCAGGTAGGTGCCGCCCCGCTGATGGGGAATGCCCAGTTCCTTGATCGCCTCCTCGACCGCGTCGCTAAGGCGCGGACAGGTGGGATGGCCGAGCGCCACGTG
This window of the Magnetospirillum sp. WYHS-4 genome carries:
- a CDS encoding S-methyl-5'-thioadenosine phosphorylase, giving the protein MVEAGTPPVIGVIGGSGVYDIDGLRDKRWKKVESSFGEPSDELLFGTLDGQSMVFLPRHGRGHRIPPSRLNFRANIDALKRAGVTEILSISACGSLKEELPPGHFVIVDQFIDRTFLREKSFFDTGLVAHVALGHPTCPRLSDAVEEAIKELGIPHQRGGTYLVMEGPQFSTLAESRLYRSWGCDVIGMTNMPEAKMAREAEICYASIAMITDYDCWHPDHDHVTVDAIVKVLLSNADKGRALVKRVAPKLQGRNASCAAGCHTALETAIITAPEVRDPEMVRKLDAVAGRVLNRR